From Anopheles coluzzii chromosome 3, AcolN3, whole genome shotgun sequence, the proteins below share one genomic window:
- the LOC120958321 gene encoding short neuropeptide F, with protein sequence MYRINLTTFTLLLVLAVGSLMSESLHPSDGAIKDLYEYLLQREYAAPVSYADHQIKRKAVRSPSLRLRFGRRSDPSVPLRPEEDELIDQKAIRAPQLRLRFGRNDPLWTSFNENALLEENFEKRAPSQRLRWGRSNLFGNLVNQFQQDDVMQQKTIRAPQLRLRFGRTDPSWAMYNEHQLTTGQQAQPANEASEKRAPTQRLRWGRSDPALAKDSSEDKALDVEESENTNADDK encoded by the exons ATGTATCGAATAAATCTGACCACGTTCACATTGCTGTTAGTCCTCGCGGTAGGAAGCTTGATGTCGGAGTCACTGCATCCGTCAGACG GAGCCATCAAAGATTTGTACGAATATCTTTTGCAAAGGGAATACGCAGCACCGGTATCATATGCCGATCAccaaattaaaagaaaagcagTTCGATCTCCTTCGCTGAGGCTACGGTTTGGAAGGCGCAGTGACCCGAGCGTACCGTTACGCCCAGAG GAGGATGAGCTGATCGACCAAAAAGCAATCCGTGCACCGCAGCTACGCTTGAGGTTCGGTAGAAACGACCCGCTCTGGACATCATTTAACGAAAATGCTTTGCTCGAAGAAAACTTTGAAAAGCGAGCGCCATCCCAAAGACTGCGATGGGGCCGTTCGAACCTGTTCGGCAATCTGGTCAATCAG TTCCAACAGGACGACGTTATGCAGCAAAAGACGATACGGGCACCGCAGCTCAGACTACGCTTCGGCAGAACCGATCCATCCTGGGCCATGTACAATGAACATCAGCTTACTACTGGTCAGCAAGCACAGCCGGCCAATGAGGCAAGTGAAAAACGTGCGCCAACACAGAGGCTTCGATGGGGCCGTTCCGATCCAGCACTAGCGAAAGACTCCTCGGAG GACAAAGCGCTAGACGTGGAGGAAAGTGAAAACACCAACGCTGATGACAAGTAA